One part of the Caproiciproducens sp. CPB-2 genome encodes these proteins:
- a CDS encoding N-acetylmuramoyl-L-alanine amidase, with product MNLHKLLLTNNACYKAGRTITPRGIMVHSTGADNPNLKRYVGPDDGLLGKNQYNNHWNTDKPGGRQVCVHAFIGKLANGMIATYQTLPWNMRGWHCGSGSQGSGNDTHISFEICEDNLSDAAYFNAVYKEAAELCAYLCKQYGIRPERPYLICHSEGHELGIASNHGDVMHWFPKHGKSMDTFRAEVKRLLENGGSGTSSSSTAKSVDEPAREVIRGDWGNGADRKNRLTAAGYDYAAVQARVNEILAGKSASTTATYEIYTVVKGDTLWGIAAKKLGSGTRYKEIKTLNGLSSDTICAGQKLKLPK from the coding sequence ATGAACCTGCACAAACTGCTTCTGACCAACAACGCCTGCTACAAGGCGGGCAGAACCATCACGCCCCGGGGCATTATGGTGCATTCCACCGGGGCGGACAACCCCAATCTCAAGCGCTATGTAGGCCCGGACGACGGCCTGCTCGGCAAGAACCAGTACAACAACCACTGGAACACCGACAAACCGGGCGGACGGCAGGTCTGCGTTCATGCTTTTATTGGTAAGCTGGCGAACGGGATGATTGCAACGTACCAGACGCTGCCGTGGAACATGCGCGGCTGGCACTGCGGGAGCGGCTCCCAAGGCTCCGGCAACGACACGCACATCAGTTTCGAGATTTGCGAGGACAATCTCTCCGATGCCGCGTATTTCAATGCGGTTTACAAGGAGGCAGCCGAGCTGTGCGCTTACCTTTGCAAACAGTACGGCATCCGCCCGGAGCGGCCGTACCTCATCTGCCACAGCGAGGGGCATGAGTTGGGCATCGCCAGCAACCACGGCGATGTGATGCACTGGTTCCCCAAGCACGGGAAGTCTATGGACACTTTCCGCGCAGAGGTCAAGCGTCTGCTGGAAAACGGCGGCTCGGGAACATCTTCTTCATCCACAGCCAAATCGGTGGACGAGCCAGCGCGGGAGGTCATCCGCGGGGACTGGGGCAACGGCGCGGATCGAAAAAATCGCCTGACCGCCGCCGGGTATGACTATGCCGCCGTGCAGGCAAGAGTCAACGAGATTCTTGCTGGCAAGAGCGCTTCAACCACGGCAACCTATGAGATCTACACCGTGGTCAAGGGAGATACCCTCTGGGGCATCGCCGCCAAGAAGCTCGGCAGCGGCACGAGGTACAAGGAAATTAAGACGCTGAACGGGCTGAGCTCGGATACCATCTGTGCCGGGCAGAAGCTGAAATTGCCGAAATAA
- a CDS encoding phage holin family protein, whose translation MKEIWVWIQAALAAVGGALGWFLGGWDGFLYALVAFVVLDYLTGVLCAVADKQLSSEIGFRGISRKVLIFALVGVGNIIDSQVLGDGGAVRTAVIFFYLSNEGVSILENAGHLGLPIPEKLKAVLEQLHDRGNEEDK comes from the coding sequence ATGAAGGAAATCTGGGTCTGGATTCAGGCCGCGTTGGCCGCAGTCGGCGGCGCGCTCGGCTGGTTCCTCGGCGGGTGGGACGGCTTTCTCTACGCGCTGGTGGCGTTTGTCGTCCTCGACTATCTGACGGGCGTGCTTTGCGCGGTTGCCGACAAACAGCTCTCCAGCGAAATCGGCTTCAGGGGCATCTCCCGTAAGGTGCTGATCTTTGCGCTGGTGGGCGTGGGAAATATCATCGACAGCCAGGTGCTGGGCGACGGCGGCGCGGTGCGCACGGCGGTCATCTTTTTCTATCTGTCCAACGAGGGTGTGTCCATTCTGGAAAACGCGGGGCATCTGGGACTTCCCATCCCCGAAAAACTGAAGGCGGTTCTGGAACAGCTCCACGACCGCGGCAACGAGGAGGACAAATAA